A region from the Bombyx mori chromosome 15, ASM3026992v2 genome encodes:
- the LOC101744706 gene encoding tenascin, which produces MGGWQLIFVALLGLATAQGPEKRRTGNVCNVDMDCPDNAFCRLNSYCVCKEGYVYAAINSTNKGCLKEARNGEACVQNIQCHMTMGVHSECTGGSCACAPTAHLDGERCYETALIGERCVVDQNCYLGEQGIERQAFCVRGYCTCQLQFSPRDNGTRCVRDAALGEECEDQLQCAGPGLECRGTCRCRDNWVANNHTNSCVESVKALNEPCEFDIQCDSLAGVPGVPSPGAALCLGGTCSCSYNARPVGNPPRCWHRRRPGQDCRRDEECVSEEDEPGYCLNGRCTCKTCSPDARDFSGATVSRQSMFASAVVLFAAILG; this is translated from the exons GACGGACCGGTAACGTTTGCAACGTCGACATGGACTGTCCGGATAACGCTTTCTGCAGACTGAACAGTTACTGCGTCTGCAAGGAAGGGTACGTGTATGCAGCTATCAACAGCACTAACAAAGGATGCCTCAAAG AGGCCCGCAACGGGGAGGCGTGTGTCCAAAACATTCAGTGTCACATGACAATGGGTGTTCACTCTGAATGTACCGGAGGTAGCTGCGCGTGTGCTCCAACAGCTCATCTAGACGGGGAACGATGTTACGAGACTGCAT TAATTGGTGAAAGATGTGTGGTCGATCAGAACTGCTACCTCGGCGAGCAAGGCATCGAAAGACAAGCATTCTGCGTACGAGGTTACTGTACATGTCAATTGCAGTTCAGCCCTAGGGACAATGGAACAag ATGCGTTAGAGACGCAGCTCTTGGCGAAGAATGCGAGGATCAGTTGCAATGCGCCGGACCTGGTTTGGAGTGCAGGGGTACTTGCAGATGCAGGGATAATTGGGTGGCCAACAACCACACCAACTCTTGCGTTGAAT CCGTCAAAGCACTGAACGAACCGTGCGAATTCGACATACAGTGCGACTCGTTGGCCGGCGTTCCCGGCGTGCCGTCGCCCGGGGCAGCCCTGTGCCTCGGCGGGACCTGCTCGTGCTCTTACAACGCACGTCCGGTCGGGAACCCGCCGCGGTGCTGGCACAGGAGACGCCCGGGACAAGACTGCAGGAGAGATGAG gAATGCGTTTCTGAGGAAGACGAACCCGGTTATTGTTTGAACGGGCGGTGCACTTGCAAAACCTGTTCTCCTGACGCGCGGGACTTTAGTGGCGCGACGGTTTCCCGCCAATCGATGTTCGCGTCGGCCGTCGTGTTGTTCGCCGCCATTTTGGGATGA